The following proteins come from a genomic window of Halorussus halophilus:
- a CDS encoding HIT family protein has protein sequence MSQDDCIFCKIVADEIPSRTVFEDDEVIAFLDANPLAEGHTLVIPKDHYETLDEVPEETAARVFGVLHKLNTVVQDAVDADGANVAFNDGEAAGQEVPHVHGHVIPRFDGDDGHPIHAVAGERPNLSDEELDKIAGAIHDNS, from the coding sequence ATGAGCCAAGACGACTGCATCTTCTGCAAAATCGTCGCCGACGAAATCCCGAGTCGCACCGTCTTCGAGGACGACGAAGTCATCGCGTTCCTCGACGCCAACCCCCTCGCGGAAGGCCACACGCTCGTCATTCCGAAGGACCACTACGAGACGTTGGACGAAGTGCCCGAAGAGACTGCGGCGCGGGTCTTCGGCGTCCTCCACAAACTGAACACCGTCGTACAGGACGCCGTGGACGCCGACGGCGCGAACGTCGCGTTCAACGACGGCGAGGCGGCCGGGCAGGAAGTGCCGCACGTCCACGGGCACGTCATTCCGCGGTTCGACGGCGACGACGGCCACCCGATTCACGCCGTCGCGGGCGAGCGCCCGAACCTCTCGGACGAAGAACTCGACAAAATCGCCGGTGCGATTCACGACAACAGCTGA
- a CDS encoding lipopolysaccharide biosynthesis protein produces the protein MSGEFSGRTIGRRLLAFGQTTVTALRGALRADDLLRHGGLMSAATVLIGGLNYLYQVFVGRALGPEQYGVFGAAFALLYLVNVLGTGVRFSSSRFVAELDGERGALGTNGSVGAFVTGLQLRATAFGAVVFGGLALASGPVASFVGLGDPTLVVLVALNGFGVLVLRANLGALQGLQRFGALAGYRLSLAVLKLAAAVALVAAGYAAAGALGAVVLAVLALLVVTTAWIHAQFEGGLRAVPDRLRGHDFDYRRAYRYAPAATLAGFCLTVPATADVIVVKHFFTDHQAGLYTAASVLGKVLVFLPTGITSALFPKVSHDRADDQRLHGLLDRALAYSAAVAGAGALAYWVAPRFLLALVFGPAYVEAAPLLRWYGLAIVAAVLAIVVLNFQLARDRNRFVYVFTAASCVEILLLWRFHASMIQVVQVMVVTNALLFAYGYVAVKLKQ, from the coding sequence ATGTCGGGAGAGTTTTCCGGTCGAACTATCGGCCGACGACTGCTTGCGTTCGGACAGACGACCGTCACCGCACTCCGCGGGGCACTCCGGGCCGACGACCTGCTCAGACACGGCGGGCTGATGTCGGCGGCGACCGTCCTCATCGGCGGACTAAACTACCTCTATCAGGTGTTCGTCGGACGAGCGCTCGGCCCCGAGCAGTACGGCGTCTTCGGGGCGGCGTTCGCCCTGCTGTACCTCGTGAACGTCCTCGGAACCGGCGTTCGGTTCAGTTCCTCGCGGTTCGTCGCGGAACTAGACGGCGAGCGCGGTGCGCTCGGAACTAATGGGTCGGTCGGCGCGTTCGTCACCGGCCTGCAACTCCGAGCGACCGCGTTCGGCGCAGTCGTGTTCGGCGGCCTCGCGCTGGCCAGCGGACCGGTCGCGTCGTTCGTCGGCTTGGGTGACCCGACACTGGTCGTGCTCGTCGCGCTGAACGGCTTCGGCGTCCTCGTCCTGCGGGCGAATTTGGGGGCGCTACAGGGCCTCCAACGCTTCGGCGCGCTCGCGGGCTATCGACTCTCGCTGGCCGTGCTGAAACTCGCCGCGGCAGTCGCGCTCGTCGCCGCGGGCTACGCCGCGGCGGGCGCACTCGGTGCGGTCGTGCTGGCCGTCCTCGCACTGCTCGTCGTCACGACGGCGTGGATACACGCTCAGTTCGAGGGTGGCCTCCGCGCCGTCCCCGACCGACTCCGTGGTCACGACTTCGACTACCGGCGGGCGTACCGCTACGCGCCCGCCGCCACGCTCGCTGGCTTCTGCCTGACGGTGCCTGCGACGGCGGACGTCATCGTCGTCAAGCACTTCTTCACGGACCATCAGGCGGGCCTCTACACGGCCGCGAGCGTCCTCGGCAAAGTGCTGGTCTTCCTCCCGACCGGCATCACGTCGGCGCTGTTCCCGAAGGTCTCCCACGACCGAGCGGACGACCAGCGGTTGCACGGCCTACTCGACCGGGCGCTCGCCTACTCGGCGGCCGTCGCCGGAGCGGGCGCGCTGGCCTACTGGGTCGCGCCCCGTTTCCTGCTAGCGCTCGTCTTCGGCCCGGCGTACGTCGAGGCCGCGCCACTCCTGCGCTGGTACGGGCTGGCCATCGTGGCGGCCGTCCTCGCAATCGTGGTTCTCAACTTCCAACTCGCGCGCGACCGCAACCGCTTCGTCTACGTCTTCACCGCGGCCTCGTGCGTCGAGATTCTGCTGCTCTGGCGCTTTCACGCCTCTATGATCCAGGTGGTTCAGGTGATGGT